A region from the Lolium perenne isolate Kyuss_39 chromosome 4, Kyuss_2.0, whole genome shotgun sequence genome encodes:
- the LOC127294942 gene encoding hydroxyacylglutathione hydrolase cytoplasmic isoform X1, with translation MKIVPVACLEDNYAYLIIDEITKAAAAVDPVEPEKVLAAASEVGAYIDCVLTTHHHWDHAGGNEKMRLLVPGIKVYGGSLDNVKGCTDQVENGTKLSVGKEIEILCLHTPCHTKGHISYYVSTKEEDPAVFTGDTLFIAGCGRFFEGTAEQMYQSLCVTLGSLPKSTRVYCGHEYTVKNLQFILTVEPENEKTKQKLEWAQKQREANQPTVPSTIGDEFEINTFMRVDLPEIQAKFGAKSPVEALRTVRNTKDTWKGGIHCRAML, from the exons ATGAAGATCGTTCCGGTCGCTTGCTTGGAGGACAACTATGCTTACCT GATTATTGACGAGATCACcaaggcggcggcggcagttGACCCGGTGGAGCCGGAGAAGGTGCTGGCGGCGGCCAGCGAGGTCGGCGCCTACATCGACTGCGTCCTCACTACCCACCACCACTG GGATCATGCTGGTGGCAATGAGAAGATGAGACTGTTGGTGCCAGGGATTAAGGTGTATGGGGGATCCTTGGACAATGTGAAAGGCTGCACTGATCAAGTGGAGAATGGAACCAAGTTGTCAGTAGGAAAGGAAATTGAGATACTTTGCCTGCATACCCCATG TCATACAAAAGGTCATATTAGCTACTACGTTTCTACTAAAGAGGAAGACCCAGCAGTATTTACTGGAGACACCTTG TTCATTGCTGGTTGTGGGAGGTTTTTTGAGGGTACCGCAGAGCAAATGTATCAGTCCCTTTGTGTTACACTGGGCTCGCTGCCTAAGTCAACTCGCGTTTACTGTGGCCATGAG TACACCGTAAAGAACCTGCAATTCATACTGACAGTCGAGCCAGAGAACGAAAAGACAAAGCAGAAACTGGAATGGGCTCAAAAGCAGCGTGAAGCAAATCAGCCAACAGTTCCCTCAACTATAGGAGATGAGTTTGAGATAAACACCTTCATGCGTGTTGATCTGCCCGAAATACAG GCAAAATTTGGCGCCAAGTCACCAGTTGAAGCGCTGAGGACGGTCAGGAATACTAAGGATACCTGGAAAG GTGGGATTCACTGCCGTGCAATGCTCTGA
- the LOC127294942 gene encoding hydroxyacylglutathione hydrolase cytoplasmic isoform X3: MKIVPVACLEDNYAYLIIDEITKAAAAVDPVEPEKVLAAASEVGAYIDCVLTTHHHWDHAGGNEKMRLLVPGIKVYGGSLDNVKGCTDQVENGTKLSVGKEIEILCLHTPCHTKGHISYYVSTKEEDPAVFTGDTLFIAGCGRFFEGTAEQMYQSLCVTLGSLPKSTRVYCGHEAKFGAKSPVEALRTVRNTKDTWKGGIHCRAML; the protein is encoded by the exons ATGAAGATCGTTCCGGTCGCTTGCTTGGAGGACAACTATGCTTACCT GATTATTGACGAGATCACcaaggcggcggcggcagttGACCCGGTGGAGCCGGAGAAGGTGCTGGCGGCGGCCAGCGAGGTCGGCGCCTACATCGACTGCGTCCTCACTACCCACCACCACTG GGATCATGCTGGTGGCAATGAGAAGATGAGACTGTTGGTGCCAGGGATTAAGGTGTATGGGGGATCCTTGGACAATGTGAAAGGCTGCACTGATCAAGTGGAGAATGGAACCAAGTTGTCAGTAGGAAAGGAAATTGAGATACTTTGCCTGCATACCCCATG TCATACAAAAGGTCATATTAGCTACTACGTTTCTACTAAAGAGGAAGACCCAGCAGTATTTACTGGAGACACCTTG TTCATTGCTGGTTGTGGGAGGTTTTTTGAGGGTACCGCAGAGCAAATGTATCAGTCCCTTTGTGTTACACTGGGCTCGCTGCCTAAGTCAACTCGCGTTTACTGTGGCCATGAG GCAAAATTTGGCGCCAAGTCACCAGTTGAAGCGCTGAGGACGGTCAGGAATACTAAGGATACCTGGAAAG GTGGGATTCACTGCCGTGCAATGCTCTGA
- the LOC127294942 gene encoding hydroxyacylglutathione hydrolase cytoplasmic isoform X2, which translates to MKIVPVACLEDNYAYLIIDEITKAAAAVDPVEPEKVLAAASEVGAYIDCVLTTHHHWDHAGGNEKMRLLVPGIKVYGGSLDNVKGCTDQVENGTKLSVGKEIEILCLHTPCHTKGHISYYVSTKEEDPAVFTGDTLFIAGCGRFFEGTAEQMYQSLCVTLGSLPKSTRVYCGHEYTVKNLQFILTVEPENEKTKQKLEWAQKQREANQPTVPSTIGDEFEINTFMRVDLPEIQAKFGAKSPVEALRTVRNTKDTWKG; encoded by the exons ATGAAGATCGTTCCGGTCGCTTGCTTGGAGGACAACTATGCTTACCT GATTATTGACGAGATCACcaaggcggcggcggcagttGACCCGGTGGAGCCGGAGAAGGTGCTGGCGGCGGCCAGCGAGGTCGGCGCCTACATCGACTGCGTCCTCACTACCCACCACCACTG GGATCATGCTGGTGGCAATGAGAAGATGAGACTGTTGGTGCCAGGGATTAAGGTGTATGGGGGATCCTTGGACAATGTGAAAGGCTGCACTGATCAAGTGGAGAATGGAACCAAGTTGTCAGTAGGAAAGGAAATTGAGATACTTTGCCTGCATACCCCATG TCATACAAAAGGTCATATTAGCTACTACGTTTCTACTAAAGAGGAAGACCCAGCAGTATTTACTGGAGACACCTTG TTCATTGCTGGTTGTGGGAGGTTTTTTGAGGGTACCGCAGAGCAAATGTATCAGTCCCTTTGTGTTACACTGGGCTCGCTGCCTAAGTCAACTCGCGTTTACTGTGGCCATGAG TACACCGTAAAGAACCTGCAATTCATACTGACAGTCGAGCCAGAGAACGAAAAGACAAAGCAGAAACTGGAATGGGCTCAAAAGCAGCGTGAAGCAAATCAGCCAACAGTTCCCTCAACTATAGGAGATGAGTTTGAGATAAACACCTTCATGCGTGTTGATCTGCCCGAAATACAG GCAAAATTTGGCGCCAAGTCACCAGTTGAAGCGCTGAGGACGGTCAGGAATACTAAGGATACCTGGAAAGGTTGA